The Verrucomicrobium spinosum DSM 4136 = JCM 18804 genome includes a region encoding these proteins:
- a CDS encoding sulfatase-like hydrolase/transferase, which produces MPLLKTASFLALGLLSLTLAQSSAQDTPGTSNRPNIVLVMADDQGWGDMAYNGHPHLKTPNFDALAAEGVRFDNFHAAAPVCSPTRGSVMTGRTPNRFGCFSWGNTLRPQEVTIAEVLKSAGYRTGHFGKWHLGSVQKDSPVNPGNSGFEEWISAPNYFDLNPVLSDQGRAVPFEGDSSDVTVDLALKFIRKQAEARQPFFTVVWFGSPHAPHQPLESDRALYEGLDLTKAQQNFYAEITAMDRAFGRLRSEIKDLGLRDNTILWYCSDNGALPKVGSTGGRRGNKGKIYEGGLAVPALLEWPARFASPKMVKLPCVTSDIYPTLLDVVDVTVPNQPVLDGISLLGVISERDKEREKPIGFWDRGKKGIQTPSKLWMDELLAAQKEGREPNDPARLNPDAGVIGEPEPSNQFPGHAAWLDGQWKLHRIEDPQTHDVTWELYDLEADPKESRVLFAEQPDRLPAMQEALNDWLKSVVKSLNGGDYPKGL; this is translated from the coding sequence ATGCCTTTGCTTAAAACCGCCAGCTTCCTCGCCCTGGGCCTTCTCTCGCTCACCCTGGCCCAATCCTCCGCCCAGGACACCCCCGGCACCAGCAACCGCCCCAACATCGTGCTGGTGATGGCCGATGACCAGGGCTGGGGGGACATGGCCTACAACGGGCATCCCCATCTCAAGACGCCCAACTTCGACGCGCTGGCGGCAGAAGGGGTGCGCTTCGATAACTTCCACGCCGCCGCTCCGGTCTGCTCCCCCACCCGGGGCAGTGTCATGACCGGGCGCACGCCCAACCGCTTTGGTTGCTTCTCCTGGGGCAACACCCTGCGGCCGCAGGAGGTCACGATTGCGGAAGTGCTCAAATCCGCCGGATACCGCACCGGGCACTTTGGCAAATGGCACCTGGGCTCCGTGCAGAAAGACAGTCCGGTGAATCCCGGCAACAGTGGGTTCGAGGAGTGGATCTCGGCCCCCAACTACTTCGACCTCAATCCCGTGCTCAGCGATCAGGGACGCGCGGTGCCGTTCGAAGGAGACAGCTCGGACGTCACGGTGGACCTCGCCCTGAAGTTCATCCGCAAACAGGCGGAGGCCAGGCAACCCTTCTTTACAGTCGTGTGGTTCGGTTCACCGCACGCACCTCATCAGCCACTGGAGTCGGACCGCGCTCTTTATGAAGGCCTTGACCTGACCAAGGCCCAGCAGAACTTCTACGCAGAAATCACCGCCATGGACCGCGCCTTCGGTCGGCTTCGCAGTGAGATCAAGGATCTGGGCCTGCGGGACAACACCATCCTCTGGTACTGCAGTGACAACGGGGCCCTGCCCAAGGTTGGCTCCACGGGCGGTCGCCGCGGCAACAAGGGCAAGATCTATGAAGGCGGTCTCGCCGTGCCCGCGCTGCTGGAGTGGCCCGCCCGCTTTGCCTCGCCCAAGATGGTCAAACTGCCCTGCGTCACCTCCGACATCTATCCCACCCTGCTGGATGTTGTGGACGTCACGGTGCCCAATCAGCCCGTGCTGGATGGCATCAGCCTGTTAGGAGTGATCAGCGAGCGGGACAAAGAACGGGAAAAGCCCATCGGCTTCTGGGATCGAGGAAAGAAAGGGATCCAGACGCCCTCGAAACTCTGGATGGATGAACTGCTCGCCGCGCAAAAGGAAGGCCGCGAGCCCAACGATCCCGCCCGGCTCAATCCCGATGCCGGCGTCATTGGCGAGCCCGAGCCGTCCAACCAGTTCCCCGGTCACGCTGCATGGCTCGATGGCCAGTGGAAACTCCACCGCATCGAGGACCCCCAGACCCACGATGTCACTTGGGAACTCTACGATCTGGAAGCCGATCCCAAAGAAAGCCGCGTCCTCTTTGCCGAGCAGCCCGATCGCCTGCCCGCCATGCAGGAAGCCCTCAACGACTGGCTGAAATCCGTGGTCAAGAGTCTGAATGGCGGCGATTATCCGAAGGGACTGTGA
- a CDS encoding VOC family protein, with the protein MKSALRGIFLTSEDPPATAAFYRDVAGLDWEEVGTGSGYVYWKLDRDGVQLALHDAKAFATHTHPALRESNLTHLYFQISDHKTFLEKLVVMNVPVDSQDDVVITVVDPDGRRVMFGTA; encoded by the coding sequence ATGAAATCCGCCCTCCGAGGCATCTTTCTCACTTCCGAAGATCCGCCCGCCACCGCCGCGTTTTATCGTGATGTGGCGGGTCTGGACTGGGAGGAAGTGGGCACCGGAAGCGGCTATGTGTACTGGAAGCTGGATCGCGATGGCGTGCAACTCGCACTCCATGATGCCAAAGCTTTTGCCACCCACACTCATCCCGCGTTGCGTGAATCCAACCTAACGCACCTCTACTTCCAAATCTCTGATCATAAGACCTTCCTCGAAAAGCTCGTGGTCATGAATGTGCCGGTGGACTCCCAGGATGACGTGGTCATCACCGTGGTGGATCCCGACGGCAGAAGGGTCATGTTCGGGACGGCGTGA
- a CDS encoding DUF5722 domain-containing protein, which produces MPIRCPISSSLATLWMGVALLFWSSLDILHADVTLTPLKEGANQVELTPLENGEWEVRTTGPDPYFHVRVEGEGLDLVKESVLSFEYISLTGVGRMLVFVGPVLDIPHLIMHQGVGRREGWGAQAIDLRDTSAKPALPVKTLRLTWGEAPGLVARFRNLKVRAATAQEAELAATRETRFQNDRALAKRLRKYLGQDFPQQLSSVSADPSQIKIEGRITGSAEALWLAEVPMWEDITALKQPASLHAINADAQGAFTVSVPRDAVKDRDLLLSGWAVVQRTAEGVVPVSALRYVEKQTPRADLPLMRPRSKKGLGGCDFDHEDMDRLGITSVTLNILLNHLLFTSPGEGRTPYTYAGRTWYVNEGVLAGYDRYMTLAARKQLMVSAIILLPQEREAAAGSWIKVAGHPHAEPVGLYVMPNFTTQEGVQAYAAAMNLITERYSRPDGKYGRVHHWIMHNEVNSGFYWTNAGDKTDLTYLGLYQKSMRVAWLLAGQYDAHAKPLISLEHGWTLKLDPRAYAGRALLEHLVQFSRKEGDFPWGIAYHPYAEDLRNPRAWEDPGATFDFNAPFITFKNMEVLDAWARLPRVAYQGQPREIQLTEQGLNSPDYSEKTLAEQAAGMAYAWKKIESLPTVTAFHYHLWADDRSEGGLRLGLRKFRDDAEDPLGIKPIWHLYRAIGTPEWEKASAFALPILGIKSWEEVPHRGEIMNYEL; this is translated from the coding sequence ATGCCCATTCGTTGTCCCATTTCCTCCTCTCTGGCTACCCTTTGGATGGGTGTTGCGCTCCTTTTTTGGTCTAGCCTGGACATCCTTCACGCCGACGTCACCCTCACCCCGCTCAAAGAGGGAGCCAATCAAGTGGAACTCACGCCCCTGGAAAACGGCGAGTGGGAGGTGCGCACGACGGGGCCGGACCCGTATTTTCACGTGCGAGTGGAAGGGGAGGGGCTCGACCTGGTCAAGGAGTCCGTCTTGTCGTTCGAGTACATCAGCCTCACCGGCGTGGGGCGCATGCTGGTGTTTGTCGGCCCGGTGCTGGACATCCCACATCTGATCATGCACCAAGGCGTGGGGCGCAGGGAAGGGTGGGGAGCACAGGCCATTGATTTGCGAGACACCTCCGCAAAACCTGCCCTCCCGGTCAAAACGTTGCGCCTTACATGGGGAGAGGCACCCGGATTGGTGGCTCGATTCCGCAATCTCAAAGTCCGCGCGGCCACGGCTCAGGAGGCTGAATTGGCTGCCACTCGGGAAACGCGGTTCCAGAATGATCGGGCGTTGGCGAAAAGGTTGAGGAAATACCTTGGCCAGGACTTCCCTCAGCAGCTCTCCTCCGTCTCAGCAGATCCCTCTCAGATCAAGATTGAAGGACGCATTACCGGGAGCGCGGAAGCCTTGTGGCTCGCGGAGGTGCCCATGTGGGAGGACATCACCGCCCTCAAACAACCCGCCTCGCTTCACGCGATCAATGCCGATGCCCAAGGCGCTTTCACCGTCAGCGTTCCGCGTGATGCAGTGAAGGATCGGGATCTTCTGCTCTCCGGTTGGGCCGTGGTGCAAAGGACGGCGGAGGGAGTGGTGCCTGTTTCGGCGCTGCGATACGTGGAAAAACAGACGCCGCGTGCCGATTTGCCTCTCATGCGGCCCCGGTCCAAGAAGGGGCTCGGCGGGTGTGACTTTGATCATGAAGACATGGACAGGCTGGGGATCACCTCTGTGACCCTCAACATTCTCTTGAATCATCTGCTCTTCACCTCGCCGGGAGAGGGCAGAACTCCCTACACCTATGCCGGTCGCACGTGGTATGTGAACGAAGGCGTGCTGGCGGGCTATGACCGCTACATGACCCTCGCTGCCAGGAAGCAACTGATGGTCTCTGCCATCATCCTGCTGCCTCAGGAGCGTGAGGCCGCAGCGGGATCGTGGATCAAAGTGGCCGGGCATCCGCATGCCGAGCCAGTCGGCCTCTATGTCATGCCCAACTTCACCACCCAGGAGGGGGTGCAGGCGTACGCCGCGGCCATGAACCTGATCACCGAGCGCTACAGCCGCCCGGATGGCAAGTACGGCCGCGTGCACCACTGGATCATGCACAATGAGGTCAATAGTGGCTTCTACTGGACCAATGCCGGCGACAAGACGGATCTCACCTACCTTGGCCTTTATCAGAAATCCATGCGCGTCGCCTGGCTGCTGGCGGGCCAGTACGATGCCCATGCCAAACCCCTCATCTCCCTGGAGCACGGTTGGACGCTGAAGCTCGATCCACGGGCTTATGCCGGTCGCGCTTTGCTGGAGCACCTCGTCCAATTCAGCCGAAAGGAGGGTGATTTCCCCTGGGGCATCGCTTATCACCCGTATGCGGAAGACCTCCGCAATCCCCGGGCGTGGGAGGATCCCGGCGCGACCTTTGATTTCAATGCCCCTTTCATCACCTTCAAGAACATGGAGGTGCTGGATGCCTGGGCCCGCCTGCCGAGGGTGGCCTATCAGGGGCAGCCTCGCGAAATCCAACTGACCGAGCAGGGGCTGAATTCCCCCGACTACTCCGAGAAGACTCTGGCCGAACAAGCCGCCGGCATGGCCTACGCGTGGAAGAAGATCGAATCCCTGCCCACCGTCACCGCTTTCCATTATCATCTCTGGGCCGATGACCGGTCGGAAGGCGGATTGCGCCTGGGTTTACGGAAATTTCGCGATGACGCCGAAGACCCCCTGGGCATCAAACCCATCTGGCATCTCTACCGTGCCATCGGCACCCCTGAGTGGGAGAAGGCGAGTGCGTTCGCCCTGCCCATCCTGGGCATCAAGAGCTGGGAGGAAGTGCCGCATAGAGGGGAAATTATGAATTATGAATTATGA
- a CDS encoding endonuclease/exonuclease/phosphatase family protein encodes MKHWFRRLLKLAIGVCLIVGALLLWNLRAPAVLEPAVFSKIDLDAWTKSPPLKLRVVTWNVWGLHWITPLRSERLRKVAEEVARLKPDIVGFQEAFVEADRAELTQALQVVGLEHSRYFHSGLVGSGLLMVSRYPVLAEGFIRYASNGRPEALQHGDWWAGKGLSLCTLDLGEGRRLSFGNTHLHARYKENRYHATQLAQTAQLIPWVKKVRETGAPALWTGDWNNTPDGDVLSPLMEAGAWKLLSTDQPRVDHVFGSGEGWEWQVVDQGKVNGKLESDPTVPWSDHAAVWVDVELRSKL; translated from the coding sequence GTGAAACACTGGTTCCGTCGCCTCCTCAAACTCGCCATCGGGGTCTGCCTGATCGTGGGCGCGTTGTTGCTCTGGAACCTGCGGGCCCCTGCCGTCCTGGAACCGGCCGTCTTTAGCAAGATTGATCTGGACGCCTGGACAAAATCCCCTCCCCTCAAACTACGCGTGGTCACCTGGAACGTCTGGGGACTGCACTGGATCACACCACTCCGTTCGGAACGACTTCGCAAGGTGGCCGAGGAGGTTGCCCGCTTGAAGCCGGACATCGTCGGGTTTCAGGAAGCATTCGTGGAGGCAGACCGGGCGGAGCTGACGCAGGCGCTGCAAGTGGTGGGGCTGGAACATTCCCGCTATTTTCACAGCGGCCTCGTGGGCAGTGGGCTGCTCATGGTGAGTCGCTATCCCGTCCTCGCGGAAGGGTTCATCCGCTATGCCAGCAATGGACGTCCAGAGGCACTGCAACATGGCGACTGGTGGGCGGGCAAGGGCTTGTCCCTCTGCACCCTGGACCTGGGTGAAGGGCGGCGACTCTCCTTCGGCAACACGCACCTGCATGCGCGCTACAAGGAGAACCGCTACCACGCCACGCAACTGGCGCAGACAGCACAACTGATCCCGTGGGTGAAGAAGGTTCGCGAGACGGGTGCACCAGCCTTGTGGACGGGTGACTGGAACAACACGCCAGATGGCGATGTGCTGAGCCCGCTCATGGAAGCGGGAGCGTGGAAATTACTCTCCACGGACCAGCCGCGAGTTGATCACGTGTTTGGCAGCGGAGAAGGTTGGGAGTGGCAGGTGGTTGACCAGGGAAAGGTAAACGGGAAGCTGGAGAGCGATCCGACGGTGCCGTGGAGTGATCATGCGGCGGTGTGGGTGGACGTGGAACTCCGATCCAAATTATGA
- a CDS encoding alpha/beta hydrolase fold domain-containing protein yields MGPILRTTLRPLLMVIAAAATLQPLSAQTSPGVTAHRDLEYVADGHERHKLDLYLPAKVDGKVPLIIWVHGGGWQNGSKDGCPPLREGYVARGYAVASINYRLTSHAVFPAQIEDCKAAVRWLRAHAAEYRLDPDKFGVWGSSAGGHLVALLGTSGEVKEFDVKTNLDQSSKVQAVCDYYGPTDLAAFVTRPGYERHADSNSPESKLLGGVVMENLDKAAKANPITYVDKADPPFLIVHGDKDPTVPINQSELLFDALKKTGVSAHFHTIHGAGHGGPGFSGKNIEDMVAKFFDQRLKEGRSTVDALATDSTAEEARGSETLPGGRRRIPWEFITRKDDKNQDGKITKEEFSGPAPLFQRLDRNGDGTLTREEHDAAITERQGSR; encoded by the coding sequence ATGGGACCTATCCTCCGTACCACGCTCCGTCCGCTCTTGATGGTCATTGCTGCCGCAGCCACCTTGCAGCCCCTCTCGGCACAGACTTCCCCTGGCGTCACTGCCCACCGCGATTTGGAATACGTGGCCGATGGCCACGAGCGTCACAAACTGGACCTCTACCTGCCCGCGAAAGTGGACGGCAAAGTTCCCCTCATCATCTGGGTGCATGGCGGTGGCTGGCAGAATGGCAGCAAGGACGGCTGTCCGCCTCTGCGCGAAGGGTACGTAGCCCGGGGCTACGCTGTGGCCAGCATCAACTATCGGCTCACCAGTCACGCGGTGTTCCCGGCCCAGATCGAGGACTGCAAGGCCGCCGTCCGCTGGCTGCGGGCCCATGCGGCAGAGTATCGTCTGGACCCGGACAAGTTCGGTGTCTGGGGCAGCTCCGCCGGCGGACACCTCGTGGCCCTGCTCGGCACCAGCGGGGAGGTCAAGGAGTTCGATGTAAAAACAAATCTCGACCAGTCCAGCAAGGTGCAGGCGGTCTGCGACTACTATGGCCCCACCGATCTCGCCGCCTTCGTCACCCGGCCAGGCTATGAGCGGCATGCCGATTCCAATTCTCCCGAAAGCAAACTGCTGGGCGGTGTGGTGATGGAGAACCTGGACAAGGCGGCAAAGGCCAACCCCATCACCTACGTGGACAAGGCCGATCCTCCCTTCCTCATCGTGCACGGTGACAAGGACCCCACCGTGCCGATCAACCAGAGCGAACTTCTCTTTGATGCCCTCAAGAAGACCGGGGTGAGCGCCCACTTCCACACCATTCACGGGGCCGGGCATGGCGGCCCGGGGTTCTCGGGAAAGAACATCGAAGACATGGTGGCCAAGTTCTTCGACCAGCGTCTGAAAGAGGGCCGCAGCACGGTGGATGCCCTGGCTACTGACAGCACGGCCGAGGAAGCCCGCGGGTCCGAAACCTTGCCAGGCGGTCGCCGTCGCATCCCCTGGGAGTTCATCACCCGCAAGGATGACAAGAACCAGGACGGCAAAATCACCAAGGAGGAATTCTCCGGCCCGGCGCCGTTGTTCCAACGACTGGACCGCAATGGCGACGGGACCCTGACCCGTGAGGAACACGATGCGGCGATCACGGAGCGGCAGGGTTCAAGGTGA
- a CDS encoding DNA alkylation repair protein, giving the protein MSDTDDSPAAAPALKDWFDEARFRRTGQEMGAVLPAFKQKAYLAQALPGLEDLSLMQRLRRMTESLHAGLPGSYRQSLDALRQLAPRIDHNFVTLVLPDYVGLYGLEDFDASMAALKDFTVYGSSEFAVREFLKRDLTRTLKVMKKWSEDEHEAVRRLASEGSRPRLPWSFRLEELVKDPSPTLPILENLKADSSLYVRKSVANHLNDIAKDHPEWMMDRLAGWPLGEVHTAWIAKRALRTLIKQGDARALGLVGAGEPPEVEVQSFTLNPRKLELGQHLTLELQFKSAAKRAQRLVVDYVIHYVKKSGGTAEKVFKWKELELAPGEAVTLTRRQQIKDFTTRVHYAGKHVVEVAVNGQRLAKAAFVLG; this is encoded by the coding sequence ATGTCTGACACCGACGACTCTCCCGCTGCCGCTCCCGCCCTGAAAGACTGGTTCGACGAGGCGAGGTTTCGTCGCACAGGCCAGGAGATGGGGGCGGTGCTGCCCGCCTTCAAGCAAAAGGCGTATCTGGCCCAGGCCCTGCCCGGACTGGAGGATCTGAGCCTCATGCAGCGGCTGCGGAGAATGACGGAGAGCCTCCACGCGGGGCTTCCGGGGAGCTATCGGCAGTCTTTGGACGCGCTGCGACAGTTGGCTCCGCGGATCGACCACAACTTTGTGACGCTGGTGCTGCCGGACTACGTGGGTCTGTATGGGTTGGAGGACTTCGACGCCTCCATGGCGGCGCTCAAGGACTTCACGGTGTATGGCTCCTCGGAGTTTGCCGTGCGCGAGTTTTTGAAGCGCGATCTGACCCGAACTCTGAAGGTGATGAAGAAGTGGTCCGAAGACGAGCATGAAGCCGTGCGCCGGCTGGCCAGTGAAGGATCGCGGCCGCGGCTACCGTGGTCGTTCCGACTGGAGGAACTGGTGAAGGATCCCTCCCCCACCCTGCCCATCCTGGAGAACCTGAAGGCGGACTCCAGCCTGTATGTGCGCAAGTCGGTCGCCAATCATTTGAACGACATCGCCAAGGATCACCCGGAATGGATGATGGACCGGCTCGCAGGATGGCCTCTGGGGGAAGTGCATACGGCATGGATCGCGAAGCGGGCGTTGCGCACGCTGATCAAGCAGGGCGATGCACGGGCGCTGGGCTTGGTGGGGGCAGGCGAGCCGCCGGAAGTGGAGGTGCAGAGTTTTACCCTCAACCCCAGGAAGCTGGAGCTGGGACAGCACCTGACGTTGGAGCTGCAGTTCAAGTCAGCGGCAAAAAGGGCCCAGCGACTGGTGGTGGACTACGTCATCCACTACGTGAAGAAGTCCGGCGGCACGGCGGAGAAGGTCTTCAAGTGGAAGGAGCTGGAGCTGGCACCCGGTGAGGCCGTGACGTTGACACGACGCCAGCAGATCAAGGACTTCACGACCCGCGTGCACTATGCGGGGAAGCACGTGGTGGAGGTCGCAGTGAACGGGCAGCGACTGGCGAAGGCGGCGTTTGTGCTGGGGTGA
- a CDS encoding linear amide C-N hydrolase has protein sequence MKPLRKTLFGILALFLLAPASHACTRVVYVGEGGLVITGRSMDWAEDMYSNLWVFPRGMKRDGASGPNTVTWVSKYGSLVVSGYEAGSADGMNEKGLVMNGLYLVESDYGKADGRPSLSIMGFGQYVLDNFATVAEAVNALQKDAIRIIAPVLPNGRGATLHMSLSDASGDSAIIEWLGGKVVVHHSKDYRVMTNSPIFEEQLAIEKYWKGVDPLTFLPGSNNAADRFARVSFLVQAIPTRLDPRTIKAVPGATYQNQAAAAVLSVMRSISVPLGITHPTKPNLASTLWRTVYDHKNQVLFFDSATSPNAFWVPMSELGFEEGAPVMKLTVAWGKVYAGNAASRFEPAEPFPFQPVDPR, from the coding sequence ATGAAGCCACTTCGGAAAACACTTTTTGGCATTCTTGCACTTTTCCTCCTTGCACCCGCGAGTCATGCCTGCACCCGCGTTGTCTATGTGGGGGAGGGGGGGCTCGTGATCACGGGCCGCTCGATGGATTGGGCCGAGGACATGTATTCTAACTTGTGGGTTTTCCCCAGAGGCATGAAACGTGACGGTGCATCAGGCCCCAACACGGTCACCTGGGTTTCCAAGTATGGCAGTCTCGTGGTCTCTGGTTATGAGGCAGGCTCCGCCGATGGCATGAATGAGAAGGGGCTCGTCATGAATGGGCTCTACTTGGTGGAGTCAGACTATGGCAAGGCCGATGGCCGCCCCAGCCTTTCCATCATGGGATTTGGCCAATACGTCTTGGACAACTTTGCCACCGTCGCAGAGGCTGTGAACGCCTTGCAGAAAGATGCCATCCGCATCATCGCGCCCGTGCTGCCCAACGGACGCGGCGCGACGCTCCACATGTCCCTGTCCGATGCTTCTGGCGATTCCGCCATCATCGAGTGGCTGGGGGGCAAGGTGGTGGTGCATCACAGCAAGGACTACCGCGTGATGACGAACTCGCCGATCTTCGAAGAGCAGCTCGCCATTGAAAAGTACTGGAAGGGCGTGGATCCCCTGACCTTTCTCCCCGGCTCAAACAACGCGGCCGACCGGTTTGCGCGAGTTTCCTTCCTGGTGCAGGCCATTCCGACCCGGCTTGATCCCCGGACGATCAAGGCCGTGCCGGGTGCCACTTATCAAAATCAGGCCGCCGCGGCGGTGCTGAGCGTCATGCGTTCAATCAGCGTGCCTCTGGGCATCACCCACCCTACGAAGCCCAACCTAGCCTCCACCCTCTGGCGCACCGTGTACGATCACAAAAACCAAGTGCTCTTCTTTGACTCCGCCACGAGTCCGAACGCCTTCTGGGTACCAATGTCGGAACTGGGTTTCGAAGAAGGCGCGCCGGTGATGAAGCTGACCGTGGCCTGGGGCAAGGTCTATGCTGGCAATGCCGCGAGCAGGTTCGAGCCCGCCGAACCGTTCCCCTTCCAGCCCGTGGATCCCCGCTAG